A part of Bacillus thuringiensis genomic DNA contains:
- a CDS encoding glycosyl hydrolase family 18 protein: protein MRSKKFTLLLLSLLLFLPLFLTNFTTPNFALADSPKQGQKIVGYFPSWGIYGRNYQVADIDASKLTHLNYAFADICWNGKHGNPSTHPDNPNKQTWNCKESGVPLQNKEVPNGTLVLGEPWADVTKSYPGSGTTWEDCDKYARCGNFGELKRLKAKYPHLKTIISVGGWTWSNRFSDMAADEKTRKVFAESTVAFLREYGFDGVDLDWEYPGVETIPGGSYRPEDKQNFTLLLQDVRNALTKAGAEDGKQYLLTIASGASQRYADHTELKKISQILDWINIMTYDFHGGWEATSNHNAALYKDPNDPATDTKFYVDGAIDIYTNEGVPADKLVLGVPFYGRGWKSCGKENNGQYQPCKPGSDGKLASKGTWDDYSTGDTGVYDYGDLAANYVNKNGFVRHWNDVAKVPYLYNATTGTFISYDDNESMKYKTDYIKTKGLSGAMFWELSGDCRTSPKYSCSGPKLLDTLVKELLGGPITQKDIEPPTNVKNIAVTNKNSNSVQLNWIASTDNVGVTEYEITAGEEKWSTTTNSITIKNLKPNTEYTFSVLAKDAAGNKSQPTSILVKTDDANTTPPGGNSNATFSVTSNWGSGYNFSIVIKNSGTTPIKNWKLEFDYNGNLTQVWDSKISSKINNHYVITNAGWNGEILPGGSVTIGGAGTGNPTELLNASISEN from the coding sequence ATGAGATCAAAAAAATTCACACTGCTATTACTATCCCTACTACTCTTCTTACCTCTTTTTCTCACAAACTTTACTACTCCAAATTTCGCATTAGCAGATTCACCAAAGCAAGGTCAAAAAATTGTTGGGTATTTTCCTTCATGGGGTATTTACGGACGTAATTATCAAGTTGCAGACATTGATGCGTCAAAGCTAACTCATTTAAACTATGCGTTCGCTGATATTTGCTGGAATGGAAAACATGGAAACCCTTCTACTCACCCCGATAATCCAAATAAACAAACATGGAACTGTAAAGAATCTGGTGTACCACTGCAAAATAAAGAGGTCCCTAATGGCACTCTCGTACTCGGTGAACCATGGGCTGATGTCACAAAATCTTATCCGGGATCGGGTACAACTTGGGAAGATTGTGATAAATATGCCCGCTGCGGAAATTTCGGAGAACTGAAACGATTAAAAGCTAAGTATCCTCACTTAAAAACAATTATTTCAGTTGGTGGCTGGACTTGGTCTAACCGCTTTTCTGATATGGCCGCTGATGAAAAAACAAGAAAAGTATTCGCCGAATCTACAGTAGCTTTTCTTCGCGAATATGGATTTGACGGCGTTGATTTAGACTGGGAATACCCGGGTGTTGAAACAATTCCTGGTGGTAGTTATCGTCCTGAAGATAAACAAAACTTCACCCTACTCCTTCAAGATGTTCGAAATGCATTAACGAAAGCTGGTGCAGAAGATGGGAAACAATATTTACTAACAATCGCGTCAGGTGCAAGCCAACGTTATGCGGATCATACGGAGCTAAAGAAGATCTCTCAAATACTTGATTGGATTAATATTATGACATATGATTTCCATGGTGGATGGGAAGCTACTTCTAACCATAATGCTGCACTATACAAAGATCCAAATGACCCCGCAACAGATACAAAATTTTACGTAGATGGTGCGATAGACATTTATACAAATGAAGGGGTTCCAGCGGATAAACTCGTATTAGGTGTACCTTTTTACGGACGTGGATGGAAAAGTTGCGGAAAAGAAAATAATGGGCAATACCAACCTTGTAAACCAGGTAGTGACGGAAAGCTCGCTTCTAAAGGTACTTGGGATGATTATTCTACCGGTGACACAGGTGTGTACGATTATGGTGATTTAGCAGCTAATTATGTTAATAAAAATGGTTTTGTTCGCCACTGGAACGATGTAGCGAAAGTACCTTATTTATATAATGCGACTACAGGCACATTTATTAGCTATGATGACAACGAATCTATGAAATATAAAACAGACTATATAAAGACAAAGGGTTTAAGTGGCGCAATGTTTTGGGAGCTAAGCGGGGATTGCCGTACAAGTCCAAAATATAGTTGTAGTGGACCAAAATTACTTGATACGCTAGTAAAAGAATTACTTGGTGGACCTATTACTCAAAAAGATATTGAACCACCAACAAACGTAAAAAATATTGCTGTTACAAATAAAAATTCAAACTCAGTTCAATTAAACTGGATTGCATCTACTGATAACGTAGGAGTTACTGAATATGAAATTACTGCCGGAGAAGAAAAATGGAGTACAACAACAAATAGTATTACAATTAAAAACTTAAAACCTAATACAGAATACACCTTTTCAGTATTAGCAAAGGATGCTGCTGGGAATAAATCACAGCCTACTTCCATTCTTGTAAAAACAGATGACGCTAACACAACACCTCCTGGTGGAAATAGCAATGCTACCTTTTCAGTCACTTCAAATTGGGGAAGTGGTTACAACTTCTCGATTGTAATTAAAAATAGTGGAACGACCCCTATTAAAAACTGGAAATTAGAATTTGATTATAACGGCAATTTAACACAAGTTTGGGATTCTAAAATCAGTAGTAAAATAAATAATCATTACGTAATTACGAATGCAGGATGGAATGGTGAAATTCTTCCTGGTGGATCTGTTACAATCGGAGGAGCTGGAACAGGCAATCCTACTGAACTTTTAAATGCATCCATTAGCGAAAACTAA
- a CDS encoding MFS transporter has product MKKMSRQEKSWILYDWANSVYSLVITTALFPIYFKAAAKEAGLSGATSTAYWGYANSFATLLISILAPILGTVADYKGFKKRFFTFFFGLGIVFTSMLAVVPTSQWYLLLGCYMLALVGFAGANIFYDAFLVDVTSKDRMDRISTRGFALGYIGSTIPFIGCIALIILAQKGTIPLSVGIASQISFAITALWWGLFTIPMLKNVEQTHYIERHPRPIAMSFKRLADTFKNIKEYKTVFMFLIAYFFYIDGVDTIITMSTAYGTDLGISATNLLIILFVTQIVACPFALLYGKLSETFTGKKMLYVGIIIYIIICTYAYFLKTTLDFWILAMLVATSQGGIQALSRSYFAKLVPKESANEFFGFYNIFGKFAAIMGPVLVGVTTQLTGKTNAGVLSIIVLFVIGGFLLTRVPENNTSVTPPSPKTKTL; this is encoded by the coding sequence ATGAAAAAAATGTCCAGACAAGAAAAAAGCTGGATATTATACGATTGGGCGAACTCCGTATATTCACTCGTCATTACAACTGCATTATTCCCAATTTACTTTAAGGCAGCTGCAAAAGAAGCTGGGCTATCTGGTGCAACTTCAACAGCATATTGGGGATACGCAAACTCATTCGCTACACTTTTAATTTCTATACTTGCCCCTATTCTCGGCACAGTTGCTGATTATAAAGGATTTAAAAAACGATTTTTCACATTCTTCTTTGGACTCGGTATCGTATTTACAAGTATGCTAGCAGTCGTCCCAACATCTCAGTGGTACTTATTACTAGGATGCTACATGCTCGCATTAGTCGGTTTTGCTGGAGCAAACATTTTTTATGATGCATTTTTAGTAGATGTTACCTCTAAAGATAGAATGGATCGAATTTCTACAAGAGGCTTTGCATTAGGCTATATTGGGAGCACAATTCCTTTTATCGGCTGTATCGCCCTTATTATTCTTGCTCAAAAAGGCACTATCCCTTTATCGGTCGGCATTGCTAGTCAAATTTCATTCGCAATAACAGCTCTTTGGTGGGGATTATTTACAATTCCAATGCTAAAAAACGTAGAGCAAACACATTATATTGAACGCCATCCAAGACCAATTGCAATGAGCTTCAAACGCCTTGCTGATACTTTTAAAAATATTAAAGAATATAAAACAGTCTTCATGTTCCTAATCGCCTATTTCTTCTACATTGACGGGGTCGATACCATTATTACTATGTCTACCGCTTACGGAACAGATCTCGGTATTAGTGCAACGAATCTATTAATCATCTTATTTGTCACACAAATTGTAGCTTGTCCATTCGCTTTATTATACGGAAAATTATCAGAAACATTTACAGGTAAAAAAATGCTATATGTCGGTATTATTATTTATATCATTATCTGCACATATGCTTATTTCTTAAAAACGACACTCGATTTCTGGATTTTAGCAATGTTAGTTGCAACTTCTCAAGGTGGTATTCAAGCACTTAGTCGTTCCTATTTTGCAAAACTAGTACCTAAAGAATCTGCAAATGAATTCTTCGGATTTTATAATATCTTTGGTAAGTTTGCAGCGATTATGGGTCCCGTATTAGTCGGTGTTACGACGCAATTAACGGGAAAAACAAACGCTGGTGTCCTTAGTATTATTGTACTGTTCGTTATCGGTGGATTCTTATTAACTAGAGTTCCTGAAAATAATACATCCGTTACACCACCTAGCCCAAAGACAAAAACGCTATAA
- a CDS encoding DUF1992 domain-containing protein, translating to MDVFLNIAEEKIRQAIRNGDLDHIPGKGKPLQLEDLSMVPPELRMSYKILKNAGMIPPEMELQKDILKIEDLIACCYDEAERKELQEELTAKTLRFQQVMEKRKIKDSSAFRMYQDKVFRKLS from the coding sequence GTGGATGTCTTTTTGAACATTGCTGAAGAAAAAATTCGACAAGCAATACGGAATGGAGACCTTGATCATATTCCGGGAAAAGGAAAACCACTACAATTAGAAGACCTTTCAATGGTACCTCCAGAACTTAGAATGAGTTATAAAATTTTAAAAAATGCGGGCATGATTCCACCAGAAATGGAACTACAAAAAGATATATTAAAAATAGAAGACTTAATTGCGTGCTGTTATGATGAAGCAGAGAGAAAAGAATTACAAGAAGAGTTAACAGCAAAAACGCTGCGTTTTCAGCAGGTAATGGAAAAGAGAAAGATTAAAGATAGTTCAGCTTTTCGTATGTATCAGGATAAAGTATTTCGTAAATTAAGCTAA
- a CDS encoding TetR/AcrR family transcriptional regulator: protein MRRSAEEIKKEIAYKAESLFSQKGYAATSMEEICEITERSKGSIYYHFKSKEELFLFVVKQHTYDWLEKWNEKEKLYSTNTEKLYGLAEYHVEDIQQPISNAIEEFSMSQVVSKEILDELLALTRESYVMFEKLIEAGIQSGEFREDNTRDLMYIVNGLLSGLGVLYYELDYKELQRIYKKAIDVLLKGMAAE from the coding sequence ATGAGAAGAAGCGCAGAAGAGATAAAGAAAGAAATTGCCTATAAAGCAGAAAGTCTGTTTTCACAGAAGGGCTATGCAGCTACATCTATGGAAGAGATTTGTGAAATTACAGAGAGAAGTAAAGGAAGCATTTATTATCACTTTAAAAGTAAAGAAGAATTATTTTTATTTGTAGTGAAACAGCATACGTATGATTGGCTTGAAAAATGGAATGAAAAAGAGAAGTTGTATAGTACGAATACTGAAAAACTATATGGTCTCGCGGAATATCATGTCGAGGACATACAGCAGCCCATTTCAAATGCAATAGAGGAATTTTCTATGAGCCAAGTTGTAAGTAAAGAGATTTTGGATGAACTATTGGCTTTAACTAGAGAATCATATGTTATGTTTGAGAAACTAATTGAAGCAGGCATACAGTCTGGAGAGTTTCGTGAAGATAATACGCGTGATCTTATGTATATTGTGAATGGATTATTATCGGGGCTTGGAGTACTTTACTACGAGTTAGATTATAAAGAGCTGCAACGTATTTATAAAAAGGCAATAGATGTATTGTTAAAAGGAATGGCAGCTGAATAA
- a CDS encoding helix-turn-helix transcriptional regulator — translation MPQLYTDDVKTILQVRSNGVKNQIYELRTENNISQGALADKCKVSRQTINAIENNKYDPSLALAFRLAEVLGTTVDKLFLYKL, via the coding sequence ATGCCCCAACTATATACTGATGATGTAAAAACGATTTTACAGGTTAGGAGCAATGGTGTGAAAAATCAAATCTATGAATTACGCACTGAAAACAATATTTCACAAGGTGCATTGGCTGATAAGTGTAAAGTTTCTAGACAGACGATAAATGCAATTGAGAATAATAAATATGATCCAAGCTTAGCGTTAGCATTCCGTTTAGCTGAAGTATTAGGAACAACTGTTGATAAACTATTTTTGTACAAGCTGTAG
- a CDS encoding MFS transporter: protein MNALFKNRAFMLVMVSDILQQFAIWIRNMALLYFIMERTNNDPVSVSLLSVMEYAPIFIFSFIGGALADRWNPKRTMVAGDVLSVLSIVGIVLLLKLDYWQAIFFATLISAIVGQFSQPSSSRIFKRYVKEEQVANAIAFNQTLQSLFMIFGPVVGSLVYTQLGLFTSLYSLIILFLLSAIALSFLPKWVEQEQVARGSLKNDIKEGWKYVLHTKNLRMITITFTVMGLAVGLTNPLEVFLVIERLGMEKEAVQYLAAADGIGMLIGGIVAAVFASKVNPKKMFVFGMSILAMSFLVEGLSTSFWITSFMRFGTGICLACVNIVVGTLMIQLVPENMIGRVNGTILPLFMGAMLIGTSLAGGLKEMTSLVTVFCIAMSLILFAIGPVLRMQIKKEDIVNREEMTN from the coding sequence ATGAACGCTTTATTTAAAAATCGAGCATTTATGCTCGTTATGGTATCTGATATTTTACAACAATTTGCAATTTGGATTAGAAATATGGCTCTTTTGTATTTCATAATGGAGCGAACGAATAATGATCCAGTTTCCGTTTCATTGTTATCGGTTATGGAATATGCACCTATTTTTATTTTCTCGTTTATCGGTGGTGCGCTAGCTGATCGCTGGAATCCGAAAAGAACAATGGTTGCTGGAGATGTATTAAGCGTACTGTCCATTGTAGGAATTGTCTTGTTGTTAAAGCTGGATTATTGGCAGGCTATATTTTTTGCAACACTCATTTCCGCGATTGTAGGCCAGTTTTCTCAGCCATCATCTTCGCGTATATTTAAGCGCTACGTAAAAGAAGAACAGGTAGCAAATGCAATTGCATTTAACCAAACGTTACAGTCATTATTTATGATTTTTGGACCAGTGGTAGGGTCGCTTGTGTATACACAACTTGGTTTATTTACGTCACTATATAGCTTAATCATTTTATTTTTGTTATCTGCTATAGCCCTTTCATTTTTACCAAAATGGGTGGAACAAGAGCAAGTGGCGAGAGGTTCATTAAAAAATGATATAAAAGAAGGATGGAAATACGTTCTTCATACGAAAAATTTACGTATGATTACGATTACTTTCACCGTTATGGGCTTAGCTGTTGGACTAACGAATCCATTAGAGGTATTTCTTGTAATAGAGCGCCTTGGAATGGAAAAGGAAGCTGTTCAATATTTAGCTGCAGCTGATGGAATCGGTATGTTAATCGGTGGTATTGTTGCTGCAGTTTTTGCTTCAAAAGTGAATCCGAAAAAGATGTTTGTATTCGGTATGAGCATATTAGCAATGTCATTTTTAGTAGAAGGGTTATCTACATCATTTTGGATTACTAGTTTCATGAGGTTTGGAACAGGTATTTGTTTAGCTTGTGTTAATATCGTTGTCGGTACGCTTATGATTCAACTTGTACCAGAAAATATGATTGGAAGAGTAAATGGAACAATTTTACCACTGTTTATGGGGGCAATGTTAATCGGAACTTCACTAGCTGGAGGATTGAAGGAGATGACCTCACTAGTTACTGTATTTTGTATAGCAATGTCACTTATTTTATTTGCGATAGGTCCGGTTTTGCGTATGCAAATAAAGAAAGAAGATATTGTGAATCGAGAGGAAATGACGAATTGA
- a CDS encoding ABC-F family ATP-binding cassette domain-containing protein, translating to MSILTVENLSHSYGEKTILYNACFRLLKGEHVGLVGKNGIGKSTLLRILTGELIHDDGNIEWFPHVKIGFLQQHMDLQEGITIERYLQSAFSNLYAIESEMLKIAEEMNGAGEIEKLLVKYGELQTILESSNFYQIHTEIEEVAIGLGLLEIGLKKDVSQLSGGQRTKLLLGKLLLEKADVLLLDEPTNYLDTAHIEWLQSYLRLYEKAYVIISHDEVFLNSITNVIYHLEERKVKRYVGNYEKFVQSYQLQRKQLQSAHAKQQKEIAQLETFIQKNKIRKAKQAKSREKVLEKMQRIEKVNHVTRSRFDFTVYEEPVSRILQAEKLRIGYSDPLCPELNLQVKKGEKIAIVGHNGIGKTTMLKTLLGQIKPLSGSISVGERVNPAYFAQEEFASETTPLEKVWAERPDMTRKEVRQALAKCGLKEEHVLKPIRLLSGGEQTKVRLCELIVTKSNVLILDEPTNHLDIETKKSLQEALQQYTGTVLLVSHEPSFYEAWITKVWNIEEWNAEQYE from the coding sequence ATGAGTATATTAACAGTAGAAAATTTAAGTCATTCGTATGGTGAGAAAACCATTTTATATAATGCATGTTTTCGACTATTAAAGGGCGAGCATGTTGGGTTAGTTGGGAAAAATGGAATTGGAAAATCAACATTGTTAAGGATTTTAACAGGAGAACTTATACATGATGACGGAAACATTGAATGGTTTCCACATGTGAAGATAGGTTTTTTACAGCAGCATATGGATTTACAAGAAGGAATAACAATTGAGAGATACTTACAAAGTGCATTTTCTAATCTGTATGCGATTGAGTCTGAAATGTTAAAAATTGCTGAAGAAATGAATGGAGCAGGAGAAATAGAAAAACTGTTAGTAAAGTATGGAGAATTACAAACTATATTAGAAAGTTCTAATTTCTATCAAATTCATACTGAAATTGAAGAAGTAGCAATCGGCTTAGGCTTACTTGAAATAGGTTTGAAAAAGGATGTTTCACAGTTAAGTGGAGGACAGCGAACAAAGTTATTACTTGGGAAGCTCCTTTTAGAAAAAGCTGATGTTTTATTGCTAGATGAGCCAACAAATTATTTAGATACAGCTCATATAGAATGGTTGCAATCGTATTTGAGACTGTATGAAAAAGCTTATGTGATCATTTCACATGACGAAGTATTTTTGAACAGTATTACGAATGTTATTTATCATCTAGAAGAACGGAAAGTGAAGCGGTACGTAGGAAATTATGAAAAATTTGTGCAAAGTTATCAATTGCAAAGGAAACAATTACAATCGGCGCATGCGAAACAACAAAAAGAAATTGCTCAGTTAGAAACATTTATTCAAAAAAATAAAATTCGAAAAGCGAAACAGGCTAAGAGTCGAGAGAAAGTATTAGAGAAAATGCAAAGGATTGAAAAGGTTAATCATGTAACTCGATCCCGTTTTGATTTTACTGTTTATGAGGAGCCAGTAAGTCGTATATTGCAGGCTGAGAAACTAAGGATAGGTTATAGTGATCCATTATGTCCAGAGTTAAATTTACAAGTGAAAAAGGGAGAAAAGATAGCGATTGTTGGTCATAATGGAATCGGAAAAACGACGATGTTAAAAACGTTATTAGGCCAAATAAAGCCGCTAAGTGGTTCGATTTCTGTTGGCGAGCGAGTAAATCCTGCCTATTTTGCACAGGAAGAGTTTGCTTCAGAAACAACACCATTAGAGAAAGTTTGGGCAGAACGACCAGATATGACCAGGAAAGAAGTACGCCAAGCACTAGCAAAGTGTGGCTTGAAAGAAGAGCACGTATTAAAACCTATTCGTTTATTAAGCGGCGGAGAACAAACGAAAGTGCGTTTATGTGAACTTATCGTAACGAAAAGCAATGTTTTAATTTTAGATGAACCGACTAATCATTTGGATATAGAAACAAAGAAGTCTTTGCAGGAAGCGTTACAACAATATACAGGAACAGTTTTACTTGTCTCACATGAGCCTTCTTTCTATGAAGCGTGGATCACAAAAGTATGGAATATAGAAGAATGGAACGCTGAACAATATGAATAA
- a CDS encoding thioredoxin family protein, which translates to MNTFETIEELATYIEGQQLVLLFIKTENCGVCDVMLRKVNCVLENYDYVEKVEILLQDMQEIAGRYAVFTGPTVLLFYNGKEILRESRFISLENLERTIQLFED; encoded by the coding sequence ATGAATACATTTGAAACGATAGAAGAATTAGCGACATATATTGAAGGACAACAATTAGTACTGCTGTTTATTAAAACGGAAAATTGTGGTGTTTGTGATGTTATGTTAAGAAAAGTAAATTGCGTATTAGAGAATTATGATTACGTAGAGAAAGTAGAAATATTACTACAAGACATGCAAGAGATAGCGGGGCGATATGCAGTATTTACAGGACCAACAGTTTTATTATTTTATAATGGAAAAGAGATCCTTCGTGAATCACGCTTCATTTCACTTGAAAATCTAGAAAGAACCATTCAATTATTCGAAGATTAA